A single genomic interval of Psychroserpens sp. NJDZ02 harbors:
- a CDS encoding tetratricopeptide repeat protein, translated as MKPITVLITLLISSIGFAQDNSEKIVDVAYDACDCIGDINNSLSTTEKSIEIKSCITAANMAWQLSHSMSEVSLKVTDTLSQLDNVSKIDSLIVPTDNLNITLVSDSDYEEIEAYLLETCGDMETMYFAENDTTENSYSDKDKAMEYYNQGLAAFDNQDYSKAVTLYKKAVKEDKTFAFAWDNLGRTYRELGDYKEAIKCYKKSIKIDPKGGMPLMNIAVAYGYLEEFDKAKKAYRQYGKVFENDPETYFGLGRIYALDNDFENALDNMMQAYLLYAEINSPYIKDAEKFIEILYHELEKQDKVEAFNRIAEKYKIQILED; from the coding sequence ATGAAACCAATTACAGTACTAATAACGCTATTAATAAGTAGCATTGGATTTGCTCAAGATAATTCAGAGAAAATTGTGGATGTCGCTTATGATGCTTGTGATTGTATTGGTGATATTAATAATAGTTTAAGTACTACAGAAAAAAGCATAGAAATAAAATCCTGTATTACCGCTGCAAACATGGCTTGGCAATTAAGTCATTCTATGTCTGAAGTGTCTTTAAAAGTAACTGATACGCTAAGTCAATTAGATAATGTATCCAAAATAGACTCGCTTATAGTTCCAACGGATAATTTAAATATTACATTAGTTTCTGATTCAGATTATGAAGAGATTGAAGCATACCTTTTAGAGACTTGTGGGGATATGGAAACTATGTATTTCGCAGAAAACGATACTACAGAAAACTCTTATTCTGATAAAGACAAAGCGATGGAGTATTATAATCAAGGATTGGCTGCTTTTGACAATCAAGATTATAGTAAAGCAGTGACTTTATATAAAAAGGCAGTCAAAGAAGATAAAACATTTGCTTTTGCTTGGGATAATCTAGGAAGGACATATAGAGAATTAGGAGATTATAAAGAGGCTATTAAGTGTTATAAAAAATCAATCAAAATAGATCCAAAAGGAGGTATGCCTTTAATGAATATTGCTGTGGCTTATGGTTATTTAGAGGAATTTGATAAAGCAAAAAAAGCATATCGACAATATGGTAAAGTCTTTGAGAATGATCCCGAAACCTATTTTGGCTTAGGTCGGATTTATGCTTTAGATAACGATTTTGAAAATGCTTTAGATAACATGATGCAAGCTTATCTTTTGTACGCAGAAATAAACTCACCGTATATAAAAGATGCCGAAAAGTTTATAGAAATATTATATCACGAATTAGAAAAACAAGATAAAGTAGAGGCGTTCAATAGAATAGCAGAGAAATATAAGATTCAAATTTTAGAAGATTAA